In a single window of the Rhizoctonia solani chromosome 16, complete sequence genome:
- a CDS encoding chromosome segregation in meiosis protein 3, whose translation MDNIWDDDAVQVSRNGSSRARIVTESDEEDRPLKRARTAGASKPLFNPESDDEDNLPADVGALFDGLDDTMIYNNFRLNSISENCSANPTNALRGPVDVDGKAAKARKTLPKLDENRLLDQGDGMPALVRRSKEFKVKGKGHELSDLNRLMQMYQLWAHKMFPKMQFQDTVERVEKLCRTKRMHVALSTWRDIDKAPAPGEEDPDALMEEQDPEQDQEARHPPTSSPARITMEPGGPPMRQSQFDKEPDDDEEMWRDMMEAMETQNQEKEKEKEQGGYKQKIATSGKQPEDYGGGFDDEDWAIMDQMEEEAGKSTQPNGLGGSKIQSTLPPSSPPWTDHDVSSDAPPEPAGPSEDEDDFYAMYEP comes from the exons atggacaacatttgggaCGATGATGCTGTCCAAGTCTCACGCAATGGTTCTTCCCGCGCTCGTATAGTTACCGAATCCGATGAAGAAGATAGGCCCTTGAAGCGTGCACGCACCGCTGGAGCAAGTAAACCTCTATTCAACCCCGAGAGTGACGACGAAGACAACCTCCCGGCCGACGTAGGAGCGCTGTTTGATGGCCTTGACGATACTATGATTTACAACAACTTCCGCCTCAACTCAATATCGGAGAACTGCAGCGCGAATCCGACCAACGCGTTGCG TGGGCCAGTAGATGTGGATGGGAAAGCGGCAAAAGCGAGGAAGACGCTCCCTAAACTCGATGAAAATAG GTTACTCGACCAAGGTGATGGTATGCCAGCACTTGTACGCAGATCAAAGGAATTCAAGGTCAAGGGAAAAGGTCATGAG CTGTCTGACCTCAATCGGTTGATGCAAATGTATCAACTATGGGCTCACAAAATGTTCCCCAAAATGCAATTCCAAGATACAGTTGAAAGAGTTGAGAAACTTTGCCGAACAAAACGAATGCAT GTGGCGCTGTCAACATGGCGAGACATCGACAAAGCTCCGGCTCCTGGGGAAGAGGACCCAGATGCGCTCATGGAAGAACAGGACCCGGAGCAAGACCAAGAGGCTCGGCACCCGCCTACATCGTCTCCCGCACGTATCACCATGGAGCCGGGTGGTCCTCCTATGCGTCAGTCCCAATTCGACAAAGAACCAGACGATGATGAGGAGATGTGGAGGGATATGATGGAGGCGATGGAAACTCAAAATCaggagaaagaaaaggagaaaGAGCAGGGGGGTTACAAACAAAAGATCGCAACGAGCGGAAAACAACCCGAGGACTACGGAGGAGGATTCGATGATGAAGATTGGGCGATCATGGACCAGATGGAAGAAGAGGCAGGCAAGTCGACCCAACCAAACGGTTTGGGCGGTAGCAAAATTCAATCGACGCTTCCTCCATCGTCCCCTCCTTGGACAGATCACGACGTTTCGTCCGACGCTCCTCCAGAACCTGCCGGCCCTAGTGAGGACGAAGATGATTTCTATGCAATGTACGAGCCTTGA